One Microbacter margulisiae genomic window carries:
- a CDS encoding glutamine--tRNA ligase/YqeY domain fusion protein, protein MTEINEQATKSLNFIEALVEEDLREGKNDGRIQTRFPPEPNGYLHIGHAKAICMDFGIARKYNGICNLRFDDTNPVKEDVEYVDAIMEDIQWLGYQWKNVYYASDYFQQLWDFAVVLIKKGLAYVDEQSAEAIAKQKGSPTVPGTESPFRNRPVEESLALFEKMNRGEIPQGTMVLRAKIDMASSNMHFRDPIMYRIITDHPHHRTGYAWKVYPMYDFAHGQSDYFEGVTHSICTLEFEVHRPLYDWFIDQLKTSDYRPRQMEFNRLNITYTVMSKRKMLQLVQEGLVAGWDDPRMPTLCGLRRRGFSPEAIHNFIDKIGYTKYEGIIDVSLLEHAARETLNVSATRVSAVLDPVKLVITNYPDDQEEMMEMVNNPELELAGIHEAPFSKELWIERDDFMENAPKKYFRMTPGQEVRLKAAYIVMCTGCKKDETGKVTEVYATYDPETRSGLPGSERKVKGTIHWVSAKHSLSAEVRLYDRLFSVENPSEDKDKDFRELLNPDSLKVLQNCQVEPWLAMATPLDHFQFQRIGYFTVDPDSAPDKLIFNRTVSLKDSWTKSNQA, encoded by the coding sequence ATGACAGAAATAAATGAACAAGCGACAAAAAGCCTGAATTTTATTGAGGCACTTGTAGAAGAAGATCTTCGTGAAGGAAAAAATGACGGACGGATTCAGACCCGCTTTCCGCCGGAACCGAACGGCTATCTTCACATCGGTCATGCTAAAGCCATTTGCATGGATTTTGGCATTGCAAGGAAATACAATGGCATTTGTAACCTGCGTTTTGATGACACCAATCCGGTGAAAGAAGACGTGGAGTATGTGGATGCCATTATGGAAGATATCCAATGGTTAGGATATCAGTGGAAAAACGTTTACTATGCATCCGATTATTTCCAGCAATTATGGGATTTTGCCGTTGTGTTGATCAAAAAGGGACTGGCATATGTTGATGAACAATCTGCCGAGGCAATTGCAAAGCAAAAAGGTTCGCCAACAGTTCCCGGCACAGAAAGCCCATTCCGCAATCGTCCTGTTGAAGAGAGCCTGGCTCTTTTCGAGAAGATGAACCGTGGTGAGATTCCCCAGGGCACTATGGTTTTACGCGCCAAAATTGATATGGCTTCTTCCAATATGCATTTCCGCGATCCGATTATGTACCGGATCATTACCGATCATCCGCATCATCGCACCGGATATGCCTGGAAAGTATATCCTATGTATGACTTTGCCCATGGACAGTCCGATTATTTCGAAGGAGTGACTCATTCTATTTGTACGCTTGAGTTTGAAGTGCATCGTCCGTTGTATGACTGGTTTATCGATCAATTGAAGACGAGTGATTACCGTCCGCGACAAATGGAATTTAACAGGCTGAATATCACCTATACCGTGATGAGCAAACGCAAAATGTTGCAATTGGTACAGGAAGGATTGGTTGCCGGATGGGACGATCCACGCATGCCGACACTTTGCGGATTGCGCCGTCGTGGTTTTTCTCCGGAAGCTATTCATAATTTTATAGACAAGATAGGCTACACAAAATACGAAGGGATTATTGATGTTTCGTTGCTGGAGCATGCCGCTAGGGAAACATTGAATGTGTCGGCTACACGTGTCAGCGCCGTGTTGGATCCTGTTAAGCTTGTGATCACCAACTATCCTGACGATCAGGAAGAAATGATGGAAATGGTCAATAATCCTGAACTGGAGCTGGCCGGAATTCATGAAGCTCCGTTCTCAAAAGAGTTGTGGATCGAACGGGATGATTTTATGGAAAATGCTCCTAAAAAATATTTCCGCATGACTCCCGGTCAGGAAGTCCGTTTGAAAGCCGCATACATTGTGATGTGTACAGGTTGTAAAAAGGATGAAACCGGTAAGGTGACGGAAGTATATGCTACGTACGATCCTGAGACACGAAGCGGGTTACCGGGCAGCGAACGTAAAGTGAAAGGAACCATTCACTGGGTTTCTGCAAAACATTCCCTTAGCGCTGAGGTGCGTTTGTACGATCGTTTATTTAGTGTTGAGAATCCTTCGGAAGACAAAGACAAGGATTTTCGCGAGCTTCTCAATCCCGATTCATTGAAAGTATTGCAAAACTGTCAGGTTGAACCCTGGCTTGCTATGGCGACGCCTCTTGATCATTTCCAGTTTCAGCGTATTGGCTATTTTACCGTTGATCCTGACTCGGCTCCTGATAAGCTTATCTTCAACAGAACCGTTTCATTAAAAGATAGCTGGACAAAATCAAACCAGGCATAA
- the pheT gene encoding phenylalanine--tRNA ligase subunit beta: MNISYNWLKEYIDVDLTPEQVGYALTSIGLETGSIEQIQPVKGGLEGLVIGKVLTCTNHPNSDHLHLTTVDVGGDEPLKIVCGAANVAANQKVVVATIGTTLYMDDKAIVIKRSKIRGEESFGMICAEDEIGIGTSHDGIIVLPDDVPVGTLAKNYYAIKDDYVLEVDLTPNRIDAASHYGVARDLSAYLTMQQSSVKLTRPSVNAFTVDNHDLPVGVTVENEEACPRYSGITLKGIKVTPSPDWLQTKLKNIGVRPINNVVDITNYLLHETGQPLHAFDADKITGQHIYVKTLPEGTSFVTLDGIERKLGKDDLMICDANGGMCIGGVFGGIESGVTDSTTNVFIESAYFNPVYIRQTARRHGLNTDASFRFERGCDPNNTLYVLKRAAMLVKELAGGTISSDIVDCYAKPIAPFKVSVHFDKINSLIGKEIDKETLTKIFGALEIGITEERTDGFELLVPTYRVDVQREVDVIEEILRIYGYNNVLPGESVHSSISYFKQPDNHQLQNLISEQLTANGFYEIMNNSLTKSGYYDTLKSFPSSKLVMMMNPLSSDLNCMRQTLLFGGLESIAYNSNRKSADLKFYEFGNCYFHDPQASQDKDLLNAYSEEMHLGLWVTGNKTYQNWVRGEEKSTFFELKAYVENTLRRLGISTHALQQKNVTGCDWLDEGMVYETAKGAVIAVLGTVAATIRKSFDIDNEVFVGDIYWDAVLAEIAKTKVSFSDLPKFPEVKRDLALLIDKAVQFAEIEKIAYETEKKLLKKVQLFDVYEGKNLPEGKKSYAVSFILQDASKTLTDKQIDDIMQRLIKKYEETLGAQLR; the protein is encoded by the coding sequence ATGAACATTTCATACAACTGGCTCAAAGAGTATATTGACGTTGATTTAACGCCTGAACAAGTAGGCTATGCATTGACATCTATTGGTTTAGAAACGGGAAGTATTGAACAGATCCAGCCTGTTAAAGGAGGATTGGAAGGTTTGGTTATTGGTAAAGTGCTTACTTGCACCAATCACCCGAATTCTGATCATTTACACCTGACAACGGTTGATGTAGGGGGTGATGAACCTTTGAAGATTGTTTGCGGAGCTGCAAACGTGGCTGCCAATCAAAAAGTTGTCGTGGCAACAATTGGTACGACGCTTTACATGGATGACAAGGCAATTGTGATTAAGCGTTCAAAAATACGTGGAGAAGAGTCATTCGGAATGATATGTGCTGAAGATGAAATCGGTATCGGGACAAGCCATGATGGAATTATCGTACTTCCGGATGATGTGCCTGTCGGTACATTAGCTAAAAACTATTATGCCATAAAAGACGATTATGTTTTGGAAGTTGACCTGACGCCAAACCGTATCGATGCTGCTTCGCATTATGGTGTTGCACGTGATTTATCTGCATACTTGACCATGCAACAATCTTCTGTAAAACTGACAAGACCTTCGGTGAATGCTTTTACGGTTGATAACCATGATTTGCCTGTCGGAGTTACCGTTGAAAATGAAGAGGCTTGCCCCCGTTATTCAGGAATTACACTGAAAGGGATCAAAGTTACACCTTCTCCCGATTGGTTACAGACGAAACTGAAAAATATCGGTGTGCGTCCCATTAACAATGTGGTGGACATCACCAACTATTTGCTACACGAAACGGGCCAGCCGCTGCATGCTTTTGATGCGGATAAGATTACCGGGCAACATATTTATGTAAAAACCTTACCTGAAGGAACGTCTTTTGTTACTTTGGATGGCATTGAACGCAAGCTGGGCAAAGACGACCTGATGATTTGCGACGCCAATGGCGGTATGTGTATTGGTGGTGTTTTCGGCGGCATTGAGAGTGGGGTGACCGATTCGACGACCAACGTGTTTATCGAAAGTGCCTATTTCAACCCTGTTTATATCCGGCAGACAGCACGCCGCCATGGATTGAATACTGATGCTTCGTTCCGTTTCGAGAGGGGTTGTGATCCGAACAATACCCTGTATGTGCTGAAACGTGCCGCCATGTTGGTGAAAGAGCTTGCCGGCGGAACCATTTCAAGCGATATTGTCGATTGTTATGCCAAGCCCATCGCTCCCTTCAAGGTGTCGGTGCATTTCGATAAGATCAATTCGTTGATCGGCAAAGAAATTGACAAAGAAACACTGACAAAGATATTTGGCGCTTTGGAGATTGGGATCACCGAAGAACGCACCGACGGTTTTGAATTGCTGGTTCCGACTTACCGTGTCGATGTGCAGCGCGAGGTGGATGTTATTGAAGAGATCCTGCGTATTTACGGATACAATAATGTGCTGCCGGGCGAAAGCGTGCACTCTTCCATCAGTTACTTTAAACAACCGGATAATCACCAGTTGCAAAACCTGATTTCCGAACAACTGACAGCCAACGGGTTTTACGAGATTATGAATAACTCCCTGACGAAATCGGGATATTATGATACGTTGAAATCATTTCCATCGTCAAAGCTGGTGATGATGATGAATCCACTGAGCTCGGATCTGAACTGCATGCGGCAAACGCTTTTGTTTGGAGGGCTTGAGAGCATTGCATACAACAGCAATCGGAAGAGTGCCGACCTGAAGTTTTATGAATTTGGGAATTGTTATTTTCACGATCCTCAGGCTTCACAGGATAAGGATTTGTTGAATGCCTATTCTGAAGAGATGCATCTTGGCTTGTGGGTGACTGGTAATAAAACCTACCAGAACTGGGTGCGCGGCGAAGAAAAGAGTACCTTCTTTGAACTGAAAGCGTATGTGGAAAACACCCTGCGACGCCTGGGCATTTCAACGCATGCTCTGCAGCAAAAGAACGTGACGGGTTGTGACTGGCTCGACGAAGGAATGGTGTATGAAACGGCCAAAGGCGCTGTCATAGCTGTGCTTGGAACGGTTGCTGCAACCATACGTAAATCTTTTGATATTGATAACGAGGTGTTTGTCGGAGATATATACTGGGATGCCGTATTGGCTGAGATTGCTAAGACGAAAGTGTCTTTTAGCGATTTGCCTAAATTTCCGGAAGTCAAACGCGATTTGGCCCTGTTGATTGACAAGGCGGTACAGTTTGCCGAAATAGAGAAGATTGCTTACGAAACGGAAAAGAAACTGCTCAAGAAAGTGCAGCTCTTTGATGTGTACGAAGGAAAAAATCTACCCGAAGGGAAAAAATCATATGCGGTTAGTTTCATTCTGCAAGATGCTTCTAAAACATTAACTGATAAACAGATTGATGATATTATGCAACGGCTGATCAAAAAGTATGAAGAGACGCTTGGCGCACAATTACGATAA
- a CDS encoding exo-beta-N-acetylmuramidase NamZ family protein has translation MVIYINAAPKVMTGIEVLRADGFRLLAGKRVGLITNPTGVDSHLQSTIDILYHAPNIKLVALFGPEHGVRGDVYAGAKVSTTEDPETGIPVYSLYGKTKKPTTEMLRNIDVLVYDIQDIGCRSYTFVSTLGLAMEAAAENHIPFVVLDRPDPLGGLKIEGNLPEKPFMSFVSQFDIPYVYGLTCGELAKLLNGEHLIGKSCQLTVVKMKGWHRKMTFEQTGLPWVPSSPHIPEAITPAFYAASGILGELSAVSIGVGYTLPFQLFAHDSINAEQFARNMNALHLPGVLFRPIDFQPFYSIGKGQHYAGVQLYFTDYAKAHLTEIQFYVMQVLSKMSSHIQFFDQATSSRFRMFDDVCGSDQIRLLMSQRMDAADVIPYWRKDENAFRKIAKKYYLYH, from the coding sequence ATGGTTATTTATATCAATGCTGCTCCAAAAGTGATGACTGGCATCGAAGTATTGCGCGCAGACGGGTTTCGTCTTTTAGCCGGAAAAAGAGTCGGCCTAATTACCAACCCAACCGGCGTTGATTCTCATTTGCAATCAACAATCGACATTCTTTATCATGCGCCTAATATCAAATTAGTAGCGCTGTTTGGCCCGGAACATGGCGTTAGAGGTGACGTATATGCAGGTGCAAAAGTCTCCACGACGGAAGATCCCGAAACAGGCATTCCCGTCTATTCTCTTTATGGGAAAACAAAAAAGCCAACCACAGAAATGCTTCGAAACATTGATGTGCTGGTTTACGACATTCAGGATATCGGATGCCGCTCATACACTTTTGTCAGCACGCTGGGATTAGCCATGGAAGCTGCAGCCGAAAATCATATCCCTTTTGTGGTTCTCGACCGGCCAGATCCGTTAGGAGGATTAAAGATTGAAGGAAATTTGCCGGAAAAACCTTTCATGTCATTTGTCAGCCAATTCGACATTCCCTATGTGTACGGCCTGACTTGCGGAGAGCTGGCTAAACTGCTCAATGGTGAACATTTGATTGGCAAATCGTGTCAACTGACTGTCGTAAAAATGAAAGGATGGCACCGCAAAATGACTTTTGAACAAACCGGATTACCCTGGGTTCCCAGCTCCCCTCATATTCCGGAAGCCATCACTCCGGCTTTTTATGCAGCATCGGGCATTTTGGGAGAACTCAGTGCTGTATCTATTGGCGTAGGATATACACTCCCCTTTCAGCTTTTTGCCCATGACTCCATCAATGCAGAGCAATTTGCCCGCAATATGAATGCCTTGCACTTGCCCGGCGTTCTCTTTCGTCCTATCGATTTCCAACCTTTTTATTCCATAGGGAAAGGACAACACTATGCCGGAGTACAACTCTATTTTACCGATTATGCCAAAGCCCATCTCACCGAAATACAATTTTATGTCATGCAGGTACTTTCGAAGATGAGCTCGCATATTCAGTTTTTTGACCAGGCAACATCCAGTCGCTTCAGGATGTTTGACGATGTATGCGGATCAGATCAAATCCGGTTGCTCATGTCTCAACGAATGGATGCCGCAGATGTCATTCCCTACTGGCGAAAAGACGAAAATGCTTTTCGAAAAATTGCAAAGAAATATTATTTATACCATTAA